In a genomic window of Nodosilinea sp. E11:
- a CDS encoding MarR family transcriptional regulator produces the protein MAPIFFNSSSQVAQEPFVGAMRELARAYHAFSTYSDAHMRQFDLTPAQFDVLATLNNTVGMAMGDIGEKTLITKGTLTGVVDRLVQKQLVLRETPADNRRSVIVRLTPAGQSLFEKASAAHLAQLRQRVERLDPADLDQLQTLLGRLRQVF, from the coding sequence ATGGCCCCCATCTTCTTTAATTCATCGAGCCAGGTTGCTCAAGAGCCGTTTGTTGGGGCGATGCGTGAGTTAGCGCGGGCCTACCATGCGTTTTCGACTTACTCTGATGCTCACATGCGGCAGTTTGACCTTACCCCCGCTCAATTTGATGTGCTTGCGACTCTGAACAATACTGTGGGCATGGCCATGGGCGATATTGGCGAAAAAACGCTGATCACGAAGGGCACCCTCACAGGGGTGGTCGATCGCTTGGTGCAAAAGCAGCTAGTGCTGCGAGAAACCCCTGCTGACAATCGCCGCAGCGTGATTGTGCGGCTCACCCCGGCTGGGCAATCTCTGTTTGAGAAAGCCAGTGCGGCGCACCTTGCCCAGCTTAGACAACGGGTTGAACGGCTCGACCCGGCAGATCTCGATCAGTTGCAGACGCTGCTGGGTCGACTGCGCCAGGTGTTTTAA
- a CDS encoding carotenoid oxygenase family protein: protein MTAPEAGPNADTFSVDDWSSGYRSQPDEHSYWITDIEGSIPTDLDGTLFRNGPGLLDIHGHPVKHPFDGDGMISSIAIRNGQAFFRNRFVRTAGYVAEQQAKKPLFRGVFGTQKPGGPLANAFDLKLKNIANTHIVYWADKLLALWEAAEPHRLDPSTLETLGLDYLNGLIAPGGSFTAHPKIDPGHHGDQRLVGFSVKTGLSSTITLYEIDAQGNALSQHSHTIPGFAFMHDFALTPNYAIFFQNPVSFGPIPFLLGLKGAAECISYNPKQPTKILIIPRNGDPMQVIETDPCFVFHHANAFEQEGQIVIDSICYDSFPSLDGSSDFREVDFDRVPAGELWRFSLDRAAGTAEVSKLLTRCVEFPTLHPDRVGRPYQHLFIGTAHAPQGNAPLQAILKLDTHTGETQTWSAAPRGFMGEPLFVPRPQGQGEDDGWVLVLMYNAERQCSDLVILEGRDLTAGPVARLKLSHHVPYGLHGSFVPHYFGPEQS, encoded by the coding sequence ATGACCGCCCCCGAGGCCGGTCCGAACGCTGATACCTTTTCCGTTGATGACTGGAGCAGCGGCTACCGCTCCCAGCCCGACGAGCACAGCTATTGGATTACCGACATTGAGGGCAGCATTCCCACCGACCTAGACGGAACTCTGTTTCGCAATGGCCCCGGCCTGCTCGATATCCACGGCCACCCGGTCAAGCACCCCTTTGACGGCGATGGCATGATCAGCAGCATCGCCATTCGCAATGGACAGGCATTTTTTCGCAACCGCTTCGTGCGCACAGCGGGCTACGTCGCCGAGCAGCAGGCTAAAAAACCCCTCTTTCGCGGCGTATTTGGCACCCAAAAGCCCGGTGGGCCTTTAGCTAACGCCTTTGACCTCAAGTTAAAGAATATTGCCAATACCCACATTGTCTACTGGGCCGACAAGCTGCTGGCCCTGTGGGAAGCCGCTGAACCTCATCGGTTAGATCCATCTACTCTAGAAACCCTGGGGCTAGACTACCTCAACGGGCTGATTGCCCCCGGGGGTTCTTTCACCGCTCACCCCAAAATTGACCCTGGCCACCACGGCGACCAGCGGCTAGTGGGCTTTTCGGTCAAAACCGGGCTATCTAGCACGATCACGCTCTACGAAATTGATGCCCAGGGCAACGCCCTCAGCCAGCACAGCCACACGATTCCTGGCTTTGCCTTCATGCACGACTTTGCCCTAACGCCCAACTACGCCATCTTCTTTCAAAATCCGGTGAGCTTTGGGCCGATTCCCTTTTTGCTGGGGCTCAAGGGGGCAGCAGAATGCATTAGCTATAACCCCAAACAGCCCACCAAAATTTTGATCATTCCCCGCAATGGCGACCCCATGCAGGTGATCGAAACCGACCCCTGTTTTGTGTTTCACCACGCCAATGCCTTCGAGCAAGAAGGCCAGATCGTAATCGACTCTATTTGTTACGACAGCTTCCCGTCCCTAGACGGTAGCAGCGACTTTCGCGAAGTCGACTTTGACCGAGTTCCGGCAGGAGAGCTGTGGCGCTTTAGCTTAGATAGGGCGGCGGGTACCGCTGAGGTCAGCAAGCTGCTGACCCGCTGTGTAGAGTTCCCTACCCTGCATCCTGACCGTGTGGGGCGACCCTACCAACATCTATTTATAGGTACAGCTCACGCGCCCCAGGGCAATGCCCCGCTGCAAGCCATCCTCAAGCTCGACACTCACACAGGCGAGACCCAAACCTGGAGCGCGGCCCCGCGCGGGTTTATGGGAGAACCCTTGTTTGTGCCCCGGCCCCAGGGCCAAGGAGAAGATGACGGCTGGGTGTTGGTGCTGATGTACAACGCCGAGCGCCAGTGCTCTGACCTGGTTATTTTGGAGGGGCGTGACCTCACGGCTGGCCCAGTGGCACGGCTCAAGCTGTCTCACCACGTGCCCTACGGTCTGCACGGCTCGTTTGTGCCCCACTACTTTGGCCCTGAACAGAGCTAG
- a CDS encoding folate/biopterin family MFS transporter, protein MTVSHSTSSGIKGFVETRILLGQPLTSELAAILLVYFVQGILGLARLAVSFFLKDDLGLTPAEVAALSGIATLPWTIKPVFGLLSDGLPIFGYRRRPYLILSGILGAGAWLALATVVQTGWAAIAAITLSSLSVAVSDVIVDSLVVERARGESLGNAGTLQSLAWGTSAVGGILTAYLGGALLQHVSTRTVFGITATFPLIVSLVAVLIAEEAVDSPSWTVVNHQVKQLWQAVRQRAIWMPALFLFLWQATPTADAAFFFFTTNDLGFQPEFLGRVRLVTSLAALLGIWVFQRFLRTVPFRTIFAWSTVLSSVLGMSMLLLVTHVNRSLGIGDEWFSLGDSLVLTVMGEIAFMPVLVLSARLCPPGVEATLFALLMSVVNLAGLLSHELGALLTHWLGVTETNFDHLWQLVLITNLTTLLPLPLLFLLPNSSSQGVGDSQPNAHPPVETPLVSETLFAIPSTERPVPAGDRD, encoded by the coding sequence ATGACGGTTTCTCATTCCACTTCCAGCGGCATCAAAGGCTTTGTAGAAACTCGCATTCTGCTGGGCCAGCCTCTGACCTCAGAACTCGCAGCCATTTTGCTGGTGTATTTTGTCCAGGGCATTTTGGGGCTAGCGCGACTAGCGGTGAGCTTTTTCCTGAAAGATGACCTGGGTTTAACCCCGGCAGAGGTCGCCGCGCTGTCGGGCATTGCCACGCTGCCCTGGACAATCAAGCCCGTGTTTGGTCTGCTCTCAGATGGTCTCCCCATCTTTGGCTACCGACGGCGGCCCTACCTGATTTTGTCGGGAATTTTGGGGGCAGGGGCGTGGCTGGCGTTGGCAACGGTGGTGCAGACGGGCTGGGCTGCGATCGCAGCCATTACCCTCAGTTCTCTCTCGGTCGCCGTCAGCGACGTGATCGTCGATTCTCTCGTGGTAGAGCGTGCCCGGGGTGAATCGTTGGGCAACGCCGGTACCCTGCAATCACTGGCCTGGGGCACCTCAGCGGTGGGCGGCATTCTCACGGCCTACCTGGGCGGAGCATTGCTCCAGCATGTCAGCACCCGTACCGTATTTGGCATTACCGCCACCTTTCCCCTAATTGTGTCGCTGGTGGCGGTGCTGATCGCCGAAGAGGCCGTCGATTCGCCCAGCTGGACGGTGGTGAATCACCAGGTTAAGCAGCTCTGGCAAGCTGTTCGCCAGCGCGCCATCTGGATGCCCGCTCTATTTCTCTTTCTGTGGCAGGCCACCCCCACCGCCGATGCCGCCTTCTTTTTCTTTACCACCAACGATTTGGGCTTTCAGCCCGAGTTTTTGGGCCGGGTGCGGCTAGTGACTAGCCTGGCGGCGCTGCTGGGCATTTGGGTATTTCAGCGGTTTTTGCGCACGGTGCCCTTTCGCACCATCTTTGCCTGGTCGACGGTGCTCTCCAGCGTGCTGGGCATGAGCATGCTGCTGCTGGTCACCCACGTCAACCGCAGTCTGGGCATTGGCGATGAGTGGTTTAGCCTGGGCGACAGCTTAGTGCTCACGGTTATGGGAGAGATTGCCTTTATGCCGGTGCTGGTGCTCTCGGCCCGGCTATGCCCCCCCGGCGTCGAGGCCACCCTATTTGCCCTGCTGATGTCGGTGGTGAATTTGGCCGGGCTGCTCTCCCACGAGCTAGGGGCGCTGCTCACCCACTGGCTTGGCGTTACCGAGACCAACTTCGACCACCTGTGGCAGCTGGTGCTGATCACCAACCTCACCACCCTGCTGCCCCTGCCGCTGTTGTTTTTGCTGCCAAACTCCTCATCCCAGGGGGTGGGCGATAGTCAACCTAACGCCCACCCCCCGGTTGAGACACCCCTAGTGTCAGAAACGCTCTTTGCTATTCCGTCTACGGAGCGCCCCGTTCCTGCCGGCGATCGCGACTAG
- a CDS encoding DUF4912 domain-containing protein encodes MGLAGLAAGAAASLASTKDQSAVEASKFNVVGRPTDGDIDLSTIDDGLPPLPDGYGESRIVLMPRDPQWAYAYWDTPHTHKEELRRQGGEHLALRLYDVTGINLEDQAPHSLQQVGCDEMAREWYMQIPVSDRDYQVEIGYLTGDGRWLVLARSNPIRIPPVYPSDWTEEHFLSVTWEENLRGRTIMTLSDPSTARADAGLHEQLYALAQGGEALRVDGSLFGSMHHVAGSMAPPMSSFIFPSGAGLQAAAMGPGLTMSGVSGFTLSGFPGPMAEFPGLTPSGMGFAGLTMSGFSGLTMSGVSGLTMSGVGLGASMPPIRPRKFWLVADAELIVYGATEPDASVTVGGVPIQLAEDGTFRFQTSFQDGTIEYPIMAVAADGEQSRNIHMTFERQTPERRTNTKDEAQDEWPSA; translated from the coding sequence ATGGGTTTGGCAGGGTTGGCCGCTGGCGCAGCCGCTTCCTTAGCAAGTACTAAAGACCAGTCGGCGGTAGAAGCCAGCAAGTTTAACGTGGTGGGTCGCCCTACCGATGGCGACATTGATCTATCGACCATTGATGATGGCCTGCCGCCCTTGCCCGACGGCTATGGTGAAAGCCGCATTGTGCTGATGCCCCGTGACCCCCAGTGGGCCTACGCCTATTGGGATACACCCCATACCCACAAAGAAGAACTGCGCCGCCAGGGAGGAGAACATCTGGCCCTGCGCCTCTACGATGTCACCGGCATTAATCTGGAGGATCAGGCTCCCCACAGCCTGCAACAGGTGGGCTGCGATGAAATGGCTCGCGAGTGGTACATGCAGATTCCGGTCAGCGATCGCGACTACCAAGTCGAGATCGGCTATCTGACGGGCGATGGTCGTTGGCTGGTACTAGCCCGTTCCAACCCCATTCGCATTCCCCCCGTTTACCCATCCGACTGGACAGAAGAACACTTTCTCTCGGTCACTTGGGAAGAAAATCTGCGCGGCAGAACTATCATGACCCTGAGTGACCCCAGCACCGCAAGGGCCGATGCAGGTTTGCACGAACAGCTCTATGCCCTAGCCCAGGGGGGTGAAGCTCTGCGAGTAGATGGGTCTTTATTTGGCTCTATGCACCATGTGGCTGGATCAATGGCACCGCCCATGAGTTCCTTTATCTTCCCCTCTGGGGCAGGGTTACAGGCTGCGGCTATGGGGCCGGGGCTCACCATGTCTGGAGTTTCGGGCTTTACGCTGTCTGGGTTTCCTGGCCCCATGGCCGAATTTCCTGGTTTAACCCCGTCAGGGATGGGGTTTGCTGGGCTGACGATGTCGGGCTTTTCGGGGCTAACCATGTCAGGTGTTTCGGGGTTAACTATGTCAGGGGTGGGGCTGGGCGCGTCTATGCCGCCGATCCGCCCCCGCAAGTTTTGGCTGGTGGCCGACGCTGAACTGATTGTCTACGGTGCCACGGAACCCGACGCGTCGGTAACGGTGGGCGGCGTGCCCATTCAGCTGGCCGAAGACGGCACCTTCCGGTTCCAGACCTCCTTCCAGGACGGCACTATTGAGTACCCGATCATGGCGGTAGCAGCCGATGGCGAGCAGAGCCGAAATATCCATATGACCTTTGAGCGCCAAACCCCCGAGCGACGCACCAATACTAAGGACGAAGCTCAAGATGAATGGCCAAGCGCGTAG